One region of Oncorhynchus keta strain PuntledgeMale-10-30-2019 chromosome 24, Oket_V2, whole genome shotgun sequence genomic DNA includes:
- the LOC127911387 gene encoding collagen alpha-2(V) chain-like: MNHVKECPNKKAYGTGDTGVYRGYRGHRGHRGYRGYRGHRGIQRIQGTQRTQGIQRIQGTQRTQGIQGIQGTQDTEDTGDTEDTGDTGDTEDTEDTGDTEDTGDTEDTGDTGDTWNTGDTGDTGNTGDTGYTADTWITGDTWNTGDTGGHRDTEDTGDTGGPHRDTGGIQGTQGGHRGYRGGSPQETQGIQGGEGTGDTVYRDTGDTGGIQRIQGTQRGHRDTGDTGIQDTGVYRGYRGHRGHRGYRGHRGWTQGYRGYRGHREYRGYRVYSGHMDYRGHRIPTGDTGYTGDTGDTGNTGDTGDTWNTGDTGSPQETQGIQGIQGTQGPHRRHRGYREYRGHRVPTGDTGYTGNTGDTGYTGNTGDTGDTGNTGDTGDTGNTGDTGDTGNTGDTGDTGDTGDTGNTGDTGDTWNTGDTGDTWNTGDTGDTGNTGDTGDTGEYRGHRDTGDTGDTGNTGDTGYTGNTGDTGIQGYRGHRGHRGHREYRGYRGHRGHRRIQGIQGTQRIQGTQRIQGTWDTGDTGDTENTGYRGHRGHRGYRGHRGHRGYRGHRGYRGHMGIQGGHREGIQGGTQTWIQGTQGIQGIHTGNTGDTGYTGNTGDTGTQVIQGTQGYRNTGTQGYREYRGHRVPTGDTGYRGYRDIQGTQGYREYRGHRRGYREYRGGSPQETQGYTGDTGDTGNTGDTGDTGNTGDTGNTGDTGDTGYIGNTGDTGNTGDTGDTGNTGDTGDPHRGHRGYREYRGHRGYRDTGNTGGDTGDTGDTGNTGDTGDTGDRVYRDTGNTGDTGDTGNTGDTGYTGDTGEHIQETQGIQGIQGTQGIQGTQGIQGTGNTGDTGDTGNTGDTGDTGNTGDTGDTGTQGIQGIQGTQGIQGHRGYREYRGHRGNTGDTGDTWNTGDTWNTGDTGYTGNTGDTGYTGNTGDTGDTGSPQETQGIQGIQGIQGIQGTQGIQGTQGTQGPHRRHRVYREHRGYRGHRGYREYRGHRADMDSE; this comes from the exons GAGTGCCCAAACAAGAAGGCTTACGGTACAGGGGACACAGGGGTATACAGAGGATACAGGGGacacagaggacacagaggaTACAGGGGATACAGGGGACACAGGGGTATACAGAGGATACAGGGGACACAGAGGACACAGGGAATACAGAGGATACAGGGGACACAGAGGACACAGGGAATACAGGGGATACAGGGGACACAGGACACAGAGGATACAGGGGACACAGAGGACACAGGGGATACAGGGGacacagaggacacagaggaTACAGGGGACACAGAGGACACAGGGGACACAGAGGACACAGGGGATACAGGGGACACATGGAATACAGGGGATACAGGGGACACAGGGAATACAGGGGATACAGGGTATACAGCGGACACATGGATTACAGGGGACACATGGAATACAGGGGATACAGGGggacacagggacacagaggatACAGGGGACACAGGG GGTCCCCACAGGGACACAGGGGGAATACAGGGGACACAGGGGGGACACAGAGGATACAGGGGAGGGTCCCCACAGGAGACACAGGGTATACAGGGAGGGGAGGGTACAGGGGACACAGTATACAGGGATACAGGGGACACAGGGGGTATACAGAGGATACAGGGGACACAGAGGGGACACAGGGATACAGGGGACACAGGGATACAGGACACAGGGGTATACAGAGGATACAGGGGACACAGAGGACACAGGGGATACAGGGGACACAGAGGATGGACACAGGGATACAGGGGATACAGGGGACACAGGGAATACAGGGGATACAGGGTATACAGCGGACACATGGATTACAGGGGACACAGGATCCCCACAGGAGACACAGGGTATACAGGGGACACAGGGGATACAGGGAATACAGGGGACACAGGGGATACATGGAATACAGGGGACACAGGGTCCCCACAGGAGACACAGGGTATACAGGGAATACAGGGGACACAGGGTCCCCACAGGAGACACAGGGGATACAGGGAATACAGGGGACACAGGGTCCCCACAGGAGACACAGGGTATACAGGGAATACAGGGGACACAGGGTATACAGGGAATACAGGGGACACAGGGGATACAGGGAATACAGGGGACACAGGGgatacagggaatacaggagacaCAGGGgatacagggaatacaggagacaCAGGGGACACAGGGGACACAGGGGATACAGGGAATACAGGGGACACAGGGGATACATGGAATACAGGGGACACAGGGGATACATGGAATACAGGGGACACAGGGGATACAGGGAATACAGGGGACACAGGGGATACAGGGGAATACAGGGGACACAGGGATACAGGGGACACAGGGGACACAGGGAATACAGGGGACACAGGGTATACAGGGAATACAGGGGACACAGGGATACAGGGATACAGGGGACACAGGGGACACAGAGGACACAGGGAATACAGAGGATACAGGGGACACAGAGGACACAGGAGGATACAGGGGATACAGGGGACACAGAGGATACAGGGGACACAGAGGATACAGGGGACATGGGATACAGGGGATACAGGGGACACAGAGAACACAGGATACAGGGGacacagaggacacagaggatacaggggacacagaggacacagaggaTACAGGGGACACAGGGGATACAGGGGACACATGGGGATACAGGGGGGACACAGGGAGGGGATACAGGGGGGGACACAGACATGGATACAGGGGACACAGGGGATACAGGGAATACATACAGGGAATACAGGGGACACAGGGTATACAGGGAATACAGGGGACACAGGGACACAGGTTATACAGGGGACACAGGGATACAGGAATACAGGGACACAGGGATACAGGGAATACAGGGGACACAGGGTCCCCACAGGGGACACAGGGTATAGGGGATACAGggacatacaggggacacagggaTACAGGGAATACAGGGGACACAGGAGGGGATACAGGGAATACAGGGGAGGGTCCCCACAGGAGACACAGGGGTATACAGGGGACACAGGGGATACAGGGAATACAGGGGACACAGGGGATACAGGGAATACAGGGgatacagggaatacaggagacaCAGGGGATACAGGGTATATAGGGAATACAGGGGATACAGGGAATACAGGGGACACAGGGGATACAGGGAATACAGGGGACACAGGGGATCCCCACAGGGGACACAGGGGATACAGGGAATACAGGGGACACAGGGGATACAGGgatacagggaatacaggaggggacacaGGGGATACAGGGGATACAGGGAATACAGGGGACACAGGGGATACAGGGGACAGGGTATACAGGGATACAGGGAATACAGGGGACACAGGGGATACAGGGAATACAGGGGACACAGGGTATACAGGGGACACAGGGGAACACATACAGGAGACACAGGGGATACAGGGGATACAGGGGACACAGGGGATACAGGGGACACAGGGTATACAGGGGACAGGGAATACAGGGGACACAGGGGATACAGGGAATACAGGGGACACAGGGGATACAGGGAATACAGGGGACACAGGGGACACAGGGACACAGGGGATACAGGGAATACAGGGGACACAGGGGATACAGGGACACAGGGGATACAGGGAATACAGGGGACACAGGGGGAATACAGGGGACACAGGGGATACATGGAATACAGGGGACACATGGAATACAGGGGACACAGGGTATACAGGGAATACAGGGGACACAGGGTATACAGGGAATACAGGGGACACAGGGGACACAGGGTCCCCACAGGAGACACAGGGTATACAGGGTATACAGGGTATACAGGGAATACAGGGGACACAGGGGATACAGGGAACACAGGGGACACAGGGTCCCCACAGGAGACACAGGGTATACAGGGAACACAGGGGATACAGGGGACACAGGGGATACAGGGAATACAGGGGACACAGG GCAGACATGGACAGTGAGTGA